DNA sequence from the Deinococcus radiopugnans ATCC 19172 genome:
CGACGACACGCGGCGGCTGCGGGTGCACGCCAACGCGGACACCGCCGAGGACGCCCGGCGCGCCCGCGCCCTCGGCGCCGAGGGCATCGGGCTGTGCCGGACCGAGCACATGTTCCTCGGCGAGCGGCGGGTGCTGGTCGAGCGGGTCGTGCTCGCCGGCGACGACGCCGAGCGGCAGGCGGCGCTCGACGCCCTGCTGCCGCTGCAGCGCGAGGACTTCGGGACGCTGCTCACCGAGATGGACGGCCTGCCGACCACGATCCGGCTCATCGACCCGCCGCTGCACGAGTTCCTGCCCG
Encoded proteins:
- a CDS encoding putative PEP-binding protein; the encoded protein is STGEVYLGAVPVVPSPVSTYLGEGLDAALAQAGEDEETAELVRSVHRVLTHADDTRRLRVHANADTAEDARRARALGAEGIGLCRTEHMFLGERRVLVERVVLAGDDAERQAALDALLPLQREDFGTLLTEMDGLPTTIRLIDPPLHEFLPDLTDLAVKVALARERGEEDEHDTRLLAAVRRMHEANPMLG